A DNA window from Drosophila biarmipes strain raj3 chromosome 2R, RU_DBia_V1.1, whole genome shotgun sequence contains the following coding sequences:
- the LOC108022271 gene encoding cytochrome c oxidase subunit 7C, mitochondrial yields the protein MLGRSSVIARNFSQSMVRLSGHGGVPGENLPFGLTNKYRITALFTIGCVLGFGSPFLIVRHQLLKK from the exons ATGTTGGGCCGCAGCAGTGTGATTGCACGCAACTTCTCCCAGTCCATGGTTCGCCTCAGCGGACACGGCGGAGTTCCCGGCGAG AACCTGCCCTTCGGACTGACGAACAAGTACAGGATCACCGCCCTGTTCACCATCGGCTGTGTTTTGGGCTTCGGATCGCCCTTCCTGATCGTCAGGCACCAGCTGCTCAAGAAGTAA
- the LOC108022166 gene encoding cytochrome c oxidase subunit 7C, mitochondrial, whose translation MWSSLRKPLSKFCAQLKRHGHGYGGGCPGANLPFGLDSPMRFSVCYLIAGILGFGAPFLVIRHQMLRNVTDEPKED comes from the exons ATGTGGTCCTCACTTCGTAAGCCCTTGAGCAAGTTTTGCGCGCAACTGAAGCGCCATGGACACGGATATGGAGGAGGTTGCCCCGGAGCG AATTTACCATTTGGGCTGGACAGCCCGATGCGCTTTTCAGTGTGTTATCTGATTGCGGGAATCTTGGGATTTGGAGCTCCGTTCCTCGTGATTCGCCACCAGATGCTGCGCAATGTCACCGA
- the LOC108022923 gene encoding protein fem-1 homolog B isoform X2 → MEIDPEEAPLDEQHTYLYDPIGFGYINLAHGMLVEISEELRAKFPQEPRLQFSQLNNLHLSARSGEILRFVEILNSFGSRALQAHLVNTNFDQPDGQSLTPLTMAAMSGNVKFVKTLLSHYDVDLERECNVIFDGMVVYGATALWVAAGMGHLPIVKMLVQAGAAINHNTKAQSSPLRAACYEGRLDIVEFLIHNGADVNATNLFNNNTLMIAAYKGHHLVVNTLLQNGSRANDQALCGATALHYAAESGHLDVVVALLDHGATLKKNELGITPALQAAERLHEDVLEAFIQRPGLMSLEEQITALELLGATYANDKTKYDVNKAYSYLLRAMQLRYSNPRGVIRKKVQPTVPAYDNWFETENLPELYAIKLNHHSIHMESLAIRERILGRNNPELPQAIIYRGAVMADQGRFYQCQVLWNYAIDLRMRNNVSVDRDLLRFAQLFAQILRVENHNLTLDHVLPVLAKCQQEIENNKFKIKEAKPNTCPRLWQDQNNQNCITALYLIKIVTHLARRKNDQHIDEEHIQQLFLVVRKFIQNDTRLQDGQTLLHIAVNGVMPVDEFYTNEMCRFPCYATALVLVHCGASVVAVDAARNTPLHILVTKVNTAQDRQAEMARILQLFVEAGAHLDAVNAAGQTAAAACKHPLLANRLHAHQNAHTSLKCLAARTIATNRLNFKGLIPTQLEAFIQMHSVYKVLP, encoded by the exons ATGGAGATCGACCCGGAGGAAGCGCCCCTCGATGAGCAGCACACCTACCTGTACGACCCGATCGGCTTCGGGTACATCAACTTGGCCCACGGAATGCTGGTGGAGATCTCCGAGGAGCTGCGGGCCAAGTTCCCCCAGGAGCCGCGCCTGCAGTTCTCCCAGCTGAACAACCTTCACCTGTCGGCCCGCAGCGGCGAGATTCTGCGGTTCGTCGAGATCCTGAACTCCTTCGGCAGCCGGGCGCTGCAGGCCCACCTGGTCAATACA AATTTCGATCAGCCAGATGGACAATCGCTGACCCCGTTAACCATGGCCGCGATGTCGGGCAATGTGAAATTCGTCAAGACCCTGCTGTCGCACTACGATGTGGACTTGGAGCGGGAGTGCAATGTCATCTTTGACGGAATGGTGGTCTACGGCGCCACTGCCCTGTGGGTGGCAGCCGGAATGGGGCATTTGCCGATTGTCAAGATGCTCGTCCAAGCGGGAGCGGCCATCAATCACAATACCAAGGCGCAGTCGTCGCCGTTGAGAGCTGCCTGCTATGAGG GTCGCTTGGACATCGTCGAATTCCTTATTCATAACGGAGCTGACGTAAATGCCACGAACTTGTTTAACAACAACACGCTTATGATTGCCGCCTACAAGGGACACCACTTGGTGGTGAACACCCTGCTTCAGAATGGCTCGCGAGCCAATGATCAGGCCCTGTGCGGAGCCACCGCCTTGCACTATGCGGCGGAGAGCGGACACCTCGATGTGGTGGTTGCCCTACTGGACCATGGGGCCACTCTCAAGAAGAATGAGCTGGGAATCACACCCGCCCTGCAGGCAGCTGAGCGTCTCCACGAGGATGTTCTCGAGGCATTCATCCAGAGGCCAGGACTGATGAGCTTGGAGGAGCAGATCACAGCACTGGAGCTTCTGGGAGCCACCTATGCGAATGACAAAACCAAGTACGATGTGaacaaggcgtacagctatcTGCTGCGAGCCATGCAGCTGCGATATAGCAATCCACGCGGTGTCATCCGCAAGAAAGTTCAGCCCACGGTGCCCGCCTACGACAATTGGTTCGAGACTGAAAACCTGCCCGAACTGTATGCCATTAAACTTAATCACCACTCCATCCACATGGAGTCGCTGGCCATAAGAGAGCGCATACTGGGTCGCAACAATCCGGAGTTGCCTCAGGCCATCATCTATCGCGGAGCTGTGATGGCGGACCAAGGCAGATTCTACCAGTGCCAGGTGCTCTGGAACTACGCCATAGACCTGCGAATGCGCAATAAT GTTTCGGTGGATCGCGATCTCTTACGTTTTGCCCAGCTGTTCGCTCAGATTTTGCGGGTGGAGAACCACAACCTTACGTTGGATCACGTTCTGCCCGTTTTGGCCAAGTGCCAGCAGGAAATAGAGAACAACAAGTTTAAAATCAAGGAAGCCAAGCCGAACACTTGCCCTCGCCTGTGGCAGGATCAGAACAATCAGAACTGCATTACGGCGCTGTATCTGATTAAGATCGTTACGCATTTGGCGAGGCGCAAAAATGACCAGCATATTGATGAGGAGCACATCCAGCAGCTGTTCCTTGTGGTGCGCAAGTTCATACAGAACGACACTCGTCTGCAGGACGGACAGACGTTGCTGCACATCGCAGTCAACGGAGTGATGCCGGTGGATGAGTTCTACACGAATGAAATGTGCCG ATTCCCCTGCTATGCAACTGCCTTGGTCCTGGTCCACTGCGGTGCCTCAGTGGTAGCCGTAGATGCGGCCAGGAACACCCCCCTGCACATCCTAGTGACCAAGGTGAACACCGCCCAGGATCGCCAGGCGGAGATGGCGCGCATCCTGCAACTGTTCGTGGAGGCAGGAGCCCACTTGGACGCAGTTAATGCGGCGGGACAGACAGCGGCCGCGGCCTGCAAACATC
- the LOC108022923 gene encoding protein fem-1 homolog B isoform X1 encodes MHAELYRTRKRWYESAWPGAGFWRGASDTLPVTNYITYPANFDQPDGQSLTPLTMAAMSGNVKFVKTLLSHYDVDLERECNVIFDGMVVYGATALWVAAGMGHLPIVKMLVQAGAAINHNTKAQSSPLRAACYEGRLDIVEFLIHNGADVNATNLFNNNTLMIAAYKGHHLVVNTLLQNGSRANDQALCGATALHYAAESGHLDVVVALLDHGATLKKNELGITPALQAAERLHEDVLEAFIQRPGLMSLEEQITALELLGATYANDKTKYDVNKAYSYLLRAMQLRYSNPRGVIRKKVQPTVPAYDNWFETENLPELYAIKLNHHSIHMESLAIRERILGRNNPELPQAIIYRGAVMADQGRFYQCQVLWNYAIDLRMRNNVSVDRDLLRFAQLFAQILRVENHNLTLDHVLPVLAKCQQEIENNKFKIKEAKPNTCPRLWQDQNNQNCITALYLIKIVTHLARRKNDQHIDEEHIQQLFLVVRKFIQNDTRLQDGQTLLHIAVNGVMPVDEFYTNEMCRFPCYATALVLVHCGASVVAVDAARNTPLHILVTKVNTAQDRQAEMARILQLFVEAGAHLDAVNAAGQTAAAACKHPLLANRLHAHQNAHTSLKCLAARTIATNRLNFKGLIPTQLEAFIQMHSVYKVLP; translated from the exons ATGCACGCGGAGCTGTATCG CACTCGCAAGCGCTGGTATGAGTCCGCCTGGCCAGGAGCCGGATTCTGGCGAGGAGCTAGCGACACGCTGCCCGTGACCAACTACATCACGTATCCGGCG AATTTCGATCAGCCAGATGGACAATCGCTGACCCCGTTAACCATGGCCGCGATGTCGGGCAATGTGAAATTCGTCAAGACCCTGCTGTCGCACTACGATGTGGACTTGGAGCGGGAGTGCAATGTCATCTTTGACGGAATGGTGGTCTACGGCGCCACTGCCCTGTGGGTGGCAGCCGGAATGGGGCATTTGCCGATTGTCAAGATGCTCGTCCAAGCGGGAGCGGCCATCAATCACAATACCAAGGCGCAGTCGTCGCCGTTGAGAGCTGCCTGCTATGAGG GTCGCTTGGACATCGTCGAATTCCTTATTCATAACGGAGCTGACGTAAATGCCACGAACTTGTTTAACAACAACACGCTTATGATTGCCGCCTACAAGGGACACCACTTGGTGGTGAACACCCTGCTTCAGAATGGCTCGCGAGCCAATGATCAGGCCCTGTGCGGAGCCACCGCCTTGCACTATGCGGCGGAGAGCGGACACCTCGATGTGGTGGTTGCCCTACTGGACCATGGGGCCACTCTCAAGAAGAATGAGCTGGGAATCACACCCGCCCTGCAGGCAGCTGAGCGTCTCCACGAGGATGTTCTCGAGGCATTCATCCAGAGGCCAGGACTGATGAGCTTGGAGGAGCAGATCACAGCACTGGAGCTTCTGGGAGCCACCTATGCGAATGACAAAACCAAGTACGATGTGaacaaggcgtacagctatcTGCTGCGAGCCATGCAGCTGCGATATAGCAATCCACGCGGTGTCATCCGCAAGAAAGTTCAGCCCACGGTGCCCGCCTACGACAATTGGTTCGAGACTGAAAACCTGCCCGAACTGTATGCCATTAAACTTAATCACCACTCCATCCACATGGAGTCGCTGGCCATAAGAGAGCGCATACTGGGTCGCAACAATCCGGAGTTGCCTCAGGCCATCATCTATCGCGGAGCTGTGATGGCGGACCAAGGCAGATTCTACCAGTGCCAGGTGCTCTGGAACTACGCCATAGACCTGCGAATGCGCAATAAT GTTTCGGTGGATCGCGATCTCTTACGTTTTGCCCAGCTGTTCGCTCAGATTTTGCGGGTGGAGAACCACAACCTTACGTTGGATCACGTTCTGCCCGTTTTGGCCAAGTGCCAGCAGGAAATAGAGAACAACAAGTTTAAAATCAAGGAAGCCAAGCCGAACACTTGCCCTCGCCTGTGGCAGGATCAGAACAATCAGAACTGCATTACGGCGCTGTATCTGATTAAGATCGTTACGCATTTGGCGAGGCGCAAAAATGACCAGCATATTGATGAGGAGCACATCCAGCAGCTGTTCCTTGTGGTGCGCAAGTTCATACAGAACGACACTCGTCTGCAGGACGGACAGACGTTGCTGCACATCGCAGTCAACGGAGTGATGCCGGTGGATGAGTTCTACACGAATGAAATGTGCCG ATTCCCCTGCTATGCAACTGCCTTGGTCCTGGTCCACTGCGGTGCCTCAGTGGTAGCCGTAGATGCGGCCAGGAACACCCCCCTGCACATCCTAGTGACCAAGGTGAACACCGCCCAGGATCGCCAGGCGGAGATGGCGCGCATCCTGCAACTGTTCGTGGAGGCAGGAGCCCACTTGGACGCAGTTAATGCGGCGGGACAGACAGCGGCCGCGGCCTGCAAACATC